In one Brevibacillus composti genomic region, the following are encoded:
- a CDS encoding ABC transporter ATP-binding protein: MAYLELEHLQVAFAGKTVLHVEKASFNRGKIYGIVGPSGSGKSTLLRVLSLLERPAAGWLNVFGENIHLPSLTHAGGLSLQRRIGYVQQKPTMFDATVFDNVALGLRYRGMAREEIQTRVGEALRLVELEHTATQRAHTLSGGEAQRIALARVLVYQPDLLFLDEPTANLDPYHIAIFERVIQAIHQERQTTVLIVTHNLQQARRLTDHCLFIHKGSIVERGETEAFFAQPQTSELDDFLCGRMIY, encoded by the coding sequence ATGGCATACCTGGAGCTTGAGCACCTGCAAGTAGCCTTTGCAGGAAAAACAGTGCTGCATGTAGAAAAGGCGTCTTTTAACCGCGGCAAAATCTACGGGATCGTCGGTCCCAGCGGCTCTGGAAAAAGCACGCTGCTGCGCGTGCTGAGCCTGTTGGAGAGACCGGCGGCCGGCTGGTTGAACGTTTTCGGCGAGAACATCCATCTGCCGTCCCTCACGCATGCCGGCGGCCTTTCGCTGCAGCGCAGAATCGGCTATGTGCAGCAAAAGCCGACGATGTTTGACGCCACCGTTTTTGACAATGTGGCGCTCGGCCTGCGCTACCGCGGCATGGCTCGCGAGGAGATCCAGACGCGGGTCGGCGAAGCGCTCCGTCTGGTAGAGCTGGAGCATACGGCTACCCAGCGGGCGCATACCCTGTCTGGAGGAGAGGCGCAGCGGATCGCTCTCGCCCGCGTGCTCGTCTATCAGCCCGACCTGCTTTTTCTCGACGAACCGACAGCCAACCTCGATCCATACCACATCGCCATTTTCGAGCGCGTGATTCAAGCGATTCATCAAGAGCGGCAAACCACCGTATTGATTGTGACGCATAATTTGCAGCAGGCCCGGCGTCTGACCGACCATTGTCTGTTTATCCATAAGGGAAGCATCGTGGAGCGCGGGGAGACGGAGGCTTTCTTCGCACAGCCGCAAACCAGCGAACTGGATGACTTCCTCTGCGGCCGGATGATTTACTGA